The genomic DNA CAAAACGGGATGATTTCCTAAGCGGAGTCACATTCGGTTGGTCCACCTGTTCGGGCAATTGTGCCAGCACGCGGGATGTAAAATCCGCCGAAAGCTTAGGTGCTGAAAGCGCGCGTAACTCTGCATCGAGGAGCCGATACTCTTCGAACTCGTCCATCGCATTCGCTTCCCGTAACTCCGCTTCAAGTCGTTTGAAGTCTTCTGGAGGTTGGTTTTGGTCTAAATAATCCTGTATCCGTTCATACACTTTTTCTCGTGTCATGGTGAGTGCCTCCTTCTCATCTCATCGCTTGCCGAAATGCTTTTTCAGCGCTTCGCGTCCCCGATGAATTCTGGTTTTAACTGTAGCGACGGGTAAATCGATCATCTCACTGATTTCTTTAAGTGAAAGATCTTCAATGTATTTCAAAACAAGTGGAACCCGGTATTTTTCCGGCAAGCCGGCGATTGCCTCTCCCACATCTTGTCGCTGCTCAGAATCAATGACTTGATCCTCCGGCAACTGATCCTTGCTTTCAAGCTGCGAATACAACGTCAGTCCTTCAGTCCCTGACATCTCAGCGTCAAGGGAATAGTCGGGACGTTTCTTGCGGAGCCGGTCAATCGACACGTTCGTCACGATCCGGTACAACCATGTCCGGAACTTCCACTGGGCATTATACGATTCAATTTTCGTGAACACACGGATAAAGGCTTCTTGCGTGGCATCCTCTGCTTCCATTCGATCACGTAAAACACGGAAAGCGACTAAAAAAGCACCTTCTTTATATAGATCAACAAGTGCCGCGAATGCATCACGGTCGCCCTGCTTCACCCGCTCAATCAAGCGTAGTGTTGTTTCTTCCACTTTGAATACCCCCCGCTCTATGCGGTCAATCTCTTATACGGAGTCGACCAACAAATGTTTCATCTCAATTTGAATTGTAACAAAAAAAACTTGAACTCTGACGAAAAGAGTTCAAGTTCCATCCATTATTTTACTAAACGGTGGTTCCGCATATACTGGAGCAAGTTTCCAATCAAGTCATTCGCAAGGATTGCTGTCCCGTTTCCTTCTTCCAACAGCGGATTGACTTCAACGAATTCAGCTGCGATGAAGTCATCCTGCTCCGCACAATGACGTAAGACCGTCTGCGCATCGTCGAGCATAATTCCGTCTGCAACCCGTGTCCCGGTTCCTTCAACAAGGCTTGGATCGAGCCCGTCCATATCGAAACTGAGATAAAAGGCATCCGTTGTTTCTTTTAAATAGGCAATTGCCTCTTCCATGATGGCATCCATGCCACGTGCCCGAATCGCTTCCATATCATAGACACGAATACCAAGACGGTCAATCAGTTCCTGTTCTCCTGCATCCACATCGCGTAAACCGATGAAGACTAGATGTTCCGGTAGCAGTTTGACCTCACTGCTGCCGATTTCCGTTAACCGCTGATGCCCTTCCCCTAACGCGACAGCAAGCGGC from Exiguobacterium sibiricum 7-3 includes the following:
- the rocF gene encoding arginase, which encodes MNIAYISVPYRYGQGKPGTEQGPAAVEEAGLLETLAVHGQEAARYGEAAVLSEDAVREEDPQLKRLEGVVHTTNDLQLIVSEALAEQRFPLLVGGDHSMAIGTIAGLRKVVPRLGVIWFDAHGDLNTPQTSPSGNIHGMPLAVALGEGHQRLTEIGSSEVKLLPEHLVFIGLRDVDAGEQELIDRLGIRVYDMEAIRARGMDAIMEEAIAYLKETTDAFYLSFDMDGLDPSLVEGTGTRVADGIMLDDAQTVLRHCAEQDDFIAAEFVEVNPLLEEGNGTAILANDLIGNLLQYMRNHRLVK
- the sigW gene encoding RNA polymerase sigma factor SigW, with the translated sequence MEETTLRLIERVKQGDRDAFAALVDLYKEGAFLVAFRVLRDRMEAEDATQEAFIRVFTKIESYNAQWKFRTWLYRIVTNVSIDRLRKKRPDYSLDAEMSGTEGLTLYSQLESKDQLPEDQVIDSEQRQDVGEAIAGLPEKYRVPLVLKYIEDLSLKEISEMIDLPVATVKTRIHRGREALKKHFGKR